ATATCCGATGCCCCGCTCGCCGCCAGCGCCCGCCACAACTCCGCCCGCGCCTCCTCCTGCAACAAAGCCGCCGCGCTCAGCCGGCGCTCCACCTTGTCAACCACCCGCTCGCAGGCCGCCGCCGCCTCCCGCCGCGCGGCCTCCTCCCGCCGCCGCTCCGCCGCCCAATGCCACACCGACAACAACAACATCCCCAGCAGCATCCCATTAAGCAGCCAGAGGAGATTTTTGATTGAACGACCGCCCGCAACCGGCGGCCAGGAACTCGCCGAACCCGTGACTGAAGCTGAGGCGCCCATAGGATTCATCCATCATGGTTCAACCGCCGCAACCCGCTCACTCCCTCCCCCAAAAACCACCCACCCCCTGCACTTCAAGGGGAACATCCACAACGTACGCTTCCAACCATTAGACGTCAATCCACCCCTCCCATTCACCCGCGCAACCACCGCCTTTGCGTCATTTTGGCACTGCTCACTTTTTGCGCCAACTGCGTGAGGCTGGCGCAAATCTTGCAAAATGCGACTTTCTTGCCCTCCGCGTAAATTCCCTGCATTTCTTCATTGTCAGACCGGCCAATCTCTGGCTTCATGGGGCGGGCTGCCCAGTCAGCCCCCAAAAAGTGCCCCCAACTCAAGGGCATGAAACGCGAACGAGTCAGAGTCTTTTACTCCGGCCGGGTGCAAGGGGTAGGTTTCCGGTACACGGTGAAATCCCTCACCCCGGGCTTTGAGATTTGTGGAACGGTACGAAATCTGCTTGATGGCAGGGTTGAACTCGTGGCTGAAGGGCCGCGCGCCGAGCTGGAGGCATTTTTGCAGGCCGTGCGCGATTCGGCCGTGGGCCGCTTTATCCGGCATGAAGCCATCGAATGGCTCGAAGCCCGAGGGGATTTGCGCGGATTTCAGATTACGGGTTAGACGGGACTGCAGATGACCAGGTACGCGATTATTGCCGATATCCATGCCAACCTTGAGGCCTTCAAGGTCGTGTTGGAGGATATCAAAGCCCAGAATTGCACGCACATCGTGTGCCTGGGCGATGTTGTCGGCTACGGCGCCAACCCCAAGGAGTGCCTCGATATCGTCCGCGACTTGAAAATCCCCTGCATCAAGGGCAACCACGACGAAATGTGCTCCGTGGACAAAAACCTCGAAGGCTTCAACCCCTACGCCGCCGAGGCCATCATGTGGACCCGCGACCAGCTCACCGAAGACGACCGCCAATGGCTCCGCGACCTTAAATACCAGCGCCTCATCGCCAATTTCACCATCGTCCACGCCACCCTCGACCTCCCCCACCAGTGGGGCTATGTCTTCGACAAACTCATGGCCGCCGCCAGTTTCACCTACCAAAACACCCCCGTCTGTTTCTTCGGCCATACCCACGTCCCCCTCGCCTTCATCCGCGACTCCGTCGTCCGCGGCGGCACCTATTCCAAATTCAAAGTCGAGCCTGGCAAAAAGTATTTCGTCAACGTCGGCAGCATCGGCCAGCCGCGCGACAACGACCCCCGCGCCGCCTATGTGGTGTACGACCTCGATGAAAACACCATCGAACTCCGCCGCCTCGAATACGACATCCCCGCCGCCCAGAAAAAAATCCTCGCCGCCGGCCTCCCCGCCCGTCTGGCCGAGCGCTTGGCCTACGGCAAATAAGCCTCTCCGCCCCCCCCAAGGGCTTTGCCCCTCCCTCCCGCTTGACATCCCCCCTCCCGCTGGATAGCTTCCGCCCGGCAATGGGGTTTGCCCTCCCGCCCCAGGTTGCGGGTCAACCGCCTGGCCCCACGCTCAGGCTGATAACTCCTGTCCCCCTGCCTGGGGTTTCAGCTACAGGCAACCTGCAATGAATGCTTTTTGGATTTTTATCGGCGGCGGGCTGGGCAGCCTCGCCCGCTACTGGATCTCCGGCTGGGTGGCCAGCCGCATCGGCGAAGTCTTCCCCTGGGGCACCCTCTTCGTCAATGTCTCCGGCAGCTTCCTCATCGGCCTCCTCGCCACCGTCACCGACCCCGACGGCCGCTTCTGGCTCGGCGCCACCGCCCGCCAGTTCCTCCTCCTGGGCTGCCTGGGGGGCTACACCACCTTCTCCTCCTTTAGCTGGCAGACCCTCAACTTGATCCGCGAAGGCCAGTGGGCCTGGGCCGCCGCCAACGCCCTCCTCTCCCTTTTCCTTTGTCTCCTCGCCGTCGCCGCGGGATATTTCGCCGGCATGTTCATCAATCAAAAACTTTCCTGACCCCCCTTATGCACCTCCCCAAAGAAGCCACCTTGTTGCGCATCTTCCTCGGCGAATCTGACCGCCTCGGCCACCAGCCCCTCCACGAGGCCATCGTCCTCAAAGCCCGCGAGCTCCACCTCGCCGGCGCCACCGTCCTCCGCGGCTCCATGGGCTTCGGCCGCTCCAGCCGCCTCCACACCGCCAAAATCCTCCGCCTCTCCATGGACCTCCCCCTGGTGATCGAAATCGTTGACACCGAGGATAAAATCCAGCAACTCCTCCCCTGGCTCGATCAGGTGATGAAAGGCGGCCTCGTCACCATGGAAAAAGTGCGCGTCATTGATTACCGCAGTCATCCGGACTCCCCCGAGCCGGTCAGCATTTGACGCCGCCCGCTGCCCCCCCGCCCCCCTCACCGTTTCCGCAAAACCAGCGTCTCGCTCACAAACCACGCCGTCCCCTGCCGCGCAAACAGCTCGCACCGCAATTCCACGCTCCGCCCCGGCGGCGCAATCGTAAAGGGAACCTCCAGCCTTTTGCCCCGCACCTCTCCCGTGAGCTTGTGCGGCGGTCCAGGAACCTCCTCCACCCCCAGCCCCGCCCCCTGCTGCCGCAAATTCGCCAGCGGCGCCACCCCCTCCAGCCACACCTCCCCCGTGAACACGTACAACCCCGCCTCCAGCCAGACCCGCGTCCGCCACGTCGCCGCCGTCCGCGGCCCGGCCTGGATCATCAGGGCGGCCCGCCCGTCCGGCGCGCGCCCCACCTCCATCCGCCCCCCCTCCGGCACATCCACCGCCCGCCACCCGCTCAGCCGGGCCACCCCGTTCGAAAACACCGGCGGCGCGGGCGCCGGCTCCGCCAACTGCCGCCGCAGGCTCGCATGACGTTGCTCCAGCCGCTGCGCCAGCCCCGCGGCGGCCTGCGCCACCGCGCGCCCCTCGGCCCGCGGCAGCACCGCCGCCAGGCGCCGCCCCTGCTCCTCCAGCCGGGGCTTCCACCGCTCCGGCTGAAATTCCCGCTCCACCCATCGCTCCAGGCTCGCGCGGTACAGCGCGCTCCCCTCCGGAATCTCCATAAACGCCCGCGCCACCAGCCCCCGCCAGTAGGGACGCCACGGAAAATCCGGCGTCCCCAGCAAATTGTCCATCCCGTGCGGAATGAACCACGCCCGCCGCGCCGCCGTGTCGTAATACAGCCGGTAATTATTGCGCGCCAGCCCGTAACCATCCCGATGCCCCAGCAGCACCTCCCCCGCCAGAAAACGCGCAAAATGCTCCCGATCCAGGAACACCCCCAGTTGCTCCCATCGCTTGCTCAAATCCGGCTCCCCCGCCGCCGCCGCCAGCTCCCGCAATCCCGCCCCCGCTTCCTGCGCCGGCCCAAACACCATCTCCAGCCGCCCCGTGATGTCCTGCGCCTGCACCGGCTCGTAAAACAGACC
The sequence above is drawn from the Verrucomicrobiia bacterium genome and encodes:
- a CDS encoding acylphosphatase — translated: MKRERVRVFYSGRVQGVGFRYTVKSLTPGFEICGTVRNLLDGRVELVAEGPRAELEAFLQAVRDSAVGRFIRHEAIEWLEARGDLRGFQITG
- a CDS encoding metallophosphatase family protein, coding for MTRYAIIADIHANLEAFKVVLEDIKAQNCTHIVCLGDVVGYGANPKECLDIVRDLKIPCIKGNHDEMCSVDKNLEGFNPYAAEAIMWTRDQLTEDDRQWLRDLKYQRLIANFTIVHATLDLPHQWGYVFDKLMAAASFTYQNTPVCFFGHTHVPLAFIRDSVVRGGTYSKFKVEPGKKYFVNVGSIGQPRDNDPRAAYVVYDLDENTIELRRLEYDIPAAQKKILAAGLPARLAERLAYGK
- the crcB gene encoding fluoride efflux transporter CrcB codes for the protein MNAFWIFIGGGLGSLARYWISGWVASRIGEVFPWGTLFVNVSGSFLIGLLATVTDPDGRFWLGATARQFLLLGCLGGYTTFSSFSWQTLNLIREGQWAWAAANALLSLFLCLLAVAAGYFAGMFINQKLS
- a CDS encoding DUF190 domain-containing protein: MHLPKEATLLRIFLGESDRLGHQPLHEAIVLKARELHLAGATVLRGSMGFGRSSRLHTAKILRLSMDLPLVIEIVDTEDKIQQLLPWLDQVMKGGLVTMEKVRVIDYRSHPDSPEPVSI
- a CDS encoding CotH kinase family protein, which translates into the protein MWLILGLAAGGGLWHWLRPAPAPAGPAPEELFGAPYVWRIHLQAPEAAVRALEQEPRREVRVTVECEGRLYTNVQAHLKGATGSFRPVGDKPSWTLKFPAPGLRGSEKIHLNNSVEDGSYLCEWLGSEVFRAGGVPAARTTHALVSLNGRRLGLYVVKEGYNRGWLERQGQRGVGLFYEPVQAQDITGRLEMVFGPAQEAGAGLRELAAAAGEPDLSKRWEQLGVFLDREHFARFLAGEVLLGHRDGYGLARNNYRLYYDTAARRAWFIPHGMDNLLGTPDFPWRPYWRGLVARAFMEIPEGSALYRASLERWVEREFQPERWKPRLEEQGRRLAAVLPRAEGRAVAQAAAGLAQRLEQRHASLRRQLAEPAPAPPVFSNGVARLSGWRAVDVPEGGRMEVGRAPDGRAALMIQAGPRTAATWRTRVWLEAGLYVFTGEVWLEGVAPLANLRQQGAGLGVEEVPGPPHKLTGEVRGKRLEVPFTIAPPGRSVELRCELFARQGTAWFVSETLVLRKR